One window of the Petroclostridium xylanilyticum genome contains the following:
- a CDS encoding DUF362 domain-containing protein translates to MMNKNQIYVIYGNTPKTMIKEILTKARIEEEIDKSALIGIKPNLVVAKPSTSGATTTPDLVAGVIEYLQSKGYQNIIILEGSWVGDRTFRAFSVCGYEQLSKLYNVPLVDLQRDKYTEYDAGGVRINVCNKAMEVDYLINMPVLKGHCQTSMTCALKNMKGCIPDSEKRKFHTMGLHKPIAYLNRVVKSNLIIVDGLMGDLTFEEGGTPVQMNRVFVGKDPVLIDAYAAELMGFNLNEIPYIQMAERIGVGSADVSKAEIIELNKDCDVRKITRSHKVERLSKYIEEKDACSACYGSLIHALERLDERGLLARLRGKICIGQGYKGQQGEGIGIGICTKGFSKGIPGCPPKAKDIVEFIEKNI, encoded by the coding sequence ATGATGAATAAAAATCAAATATACGTTATTTATGGCAATACGCCTAAGACAATGATTAAAGAAATCCTTACCAAAGCAAGGATTGAAGAGGAAATAGACAAGAGCGCTTTAATTGGTATCAAACCCAACCTGGTAGTAGCTAAGCCTTCTACCTCCGGGGCTACTACCACCCCTGATCTTGTTGCGGGAGTGATAGAGTATTTGCAGTCAAAAGGGTATCAAAACATTATCATCCTTGAGGGTTCATGGGTAGGGGACAGAACTTTCAGGGCTTTTTCAGTATGCGGATATGAACAACTATCAAAACTTTACAATGTACCATTAGTTGATCTTCAGAGAGATAAATACACAGAATATGATGCAGGTGGCGTAAGGATAAATGTGTGCAACAAAGCGATGGAAGTGGATTATCTTATTAATATGCCGGTTCTAAAGGGACACTGCCAGACAAGTATGACATGTGCGCTGAAGAATATGAAAGGCTGTATTCCTGACAGTGAAAAAAGAAAGTTCCATACCATGGGTTTACACAAGCCTATTGCATACCTGAACCGGGTTGTAAAAAGTAACCTTATTATTGTAGATGGACTGATGGGCGACCTGACTTTTGAAGAAGGCGGTACACCGGTACAAATGAACCGTGTCTTTGTAGGGAAAGACCCGGTCCTAATTGATGCTTATGCTGCTGAGTTGATGGGGTTCAATTTGAATGAGATTCCCTATATCCAGATGGCTGAGCGGATAGGAGTAGGAAGTGCTGACGTAAGTAAAGCAGAAATTATCGAATTAAATAAAGACTGTGATGTAAGGAAGATAACCCGTTCACATAAAGTGGAGAGATTGTCAAAATATATAGAAGAGAAGGACGCATGTTCAGCATGCTACGGAAGCTTGATCCATGCCCTCGAAAGGTTAGATGAAAGAGGCCTGTTAGCTAGGTTGAGAGGAAAAATTTGTATTGGACAGGGTTATAAAGGGCAGCAGGGCGAAGGAATCGGAATAGGAATATGTACAAAGGGATTCTCAAAGGGGATACCCGGTTGTCCTCCAAAAGCAAAGGATATTGTAGAGTTTATTGAAAAAAATATTTAA